A part of Triplophysa dalaica isolate WHDGS20190420 chromosome 17, ASM1584641v1, whole genome shotgun sequence genomic DNA contains:
- the LOC130439170 gene encoding cholesterol 25-hydroxylase-like protein has protein sequence MSGLQYIWDCVLGYETLLRSPFFPVIFSLTVYLCFCLPFVVLDILSPKVALIQRYKLQQKSNVTWTMMWNCLALSLYNHAMYIFPLSVLHWYWRPVSYLATAPGIFEVVRDLAACLLLFDFQYFVWHLLHHRVPWLYRTFHKVHHKNTATFALTTEYSGAWETLSLGFFAAVNPMLLGAHPMTEMLFHILNMWLSVEDHCGYDLPWATHRLVPFGLYGGAPHHDVHHQKFKSNFAPYFTHWDKLFGTLHSE, from the coding sequence ATGTCTGGACTTCAGTACATCTGGGACTGCGTTCTAGGATACGAGACCTTACTGAGGTCTCCATTCTTCCCGGTGATCTTCTCTCTTACAGTTTACTTATGCTTCTGCCTACCCTTTGTGGTTCTGGACATCCTATCTCCCAAAGTGGCACTGATACAGAGATACAAGCTTCAGCAGAAATCCAATGTGACATGGACTATGATGTGGAACTGCCTCGCACTGTCACTCTACAACCATGCAATGTACATCTTCCCACTAAGCGTCCTACACTGGTACTGGAGACCAGTGAGCTACCTAGCGACTGCACCTGGGATCTTTGAGGTTGTGAGGGATCTCGCAGCCTGCCTACTTCTCTTTGACTTTCAGTACTTTGTTTGGCATCTACTTCATCACAGAGTGCCTTGGCTGTACCGCACTTTCCACAAGGTGCATCACAAGAATACGGCCACATTCGCACTGACCACGGAGTACTCGGGGGCTTGGGAGACTTTGTCATTGGGATTCTTTGCTGCAGTCAATCCAATGTTACTTGGAGCTCATCCAATGACAGAGATGCTCTTCCATATTCTGAACATGTGGCTGTCAGTGGAGGATCACTGTGGATATGACCTGCCTTGGGCTACACACCGACTGGTGCCCTTTGGACTGTATGGAGGAGCACCGCATCATGATGTTCACCATCAGAAGTTCAAGTCCAACTTTGCACCCTACTTCACCCACTGGGACAAACTCTTTGGCACTTTGCATTCTGAATGA
- the LOC130439284 gene encoding interferon-induced protein with tetratricopeptide repeats 5-like: MSASRKRTSLVTKLDQLECHFTWALKKDDIDLNRLDRQLKVDVERKEKLTQTYNALAYVKFLQGFQEEALSNLMTSLKLYKECHEEELDKSLIITYGNLAWINYHMTNYTECESYLQKVLKINENISSESSSVPEVLGEKGWTFRRFSYKYYEKSKECFKKALDLEPEVGKWNAGYAIALYRTEYREFTIEKSPAIKQLRRAIETNPDNDVLKVLLALRLVTYKSYEEAERLVEQALERSPDHPRVLRYAGKFFRNKGRVDQGIALLRNALELSPNSSFIHHQLALCYKMKKIELLQKGNHQARAQQVQQIRDQIIYHLEMATKHATGFITALSELALHYGEKHEISRAEQMFHMTFETAKEKNDNLHVVHFHYAEFQSYSKREEVLAIKHYMECLKMNPGSYEGRRSENKLKRIAEKRINKNTQVGKAYGILGFIHKEKGEKSLAIECYEKALSYGENDEYLTNLCSLRLSI, encoded by the exons atgagtgcatcaagaaagcggacttccttggt AACAAAACTTGACCAGCTTGAATGTCACTTCACCTGGGCTCTGAAAAAAGATGATATTGATCTTAATAGGCTGGATAGACAGCTCAAAGTGGATGTTGAGAGAAAAGAAAAGCTCACACAAACTTACAATGCTTTAGCATATGTAAAGTTCCTTCAGGGGTTTCAAGAAGAGGCACTTAGCAATCTCATGACATCATTGAAGCTTTACAAAGAGTGCCATGAAGAGGAACTCGACAAATCTCTCATTATCACCTATGGAAACCTTGCCTGGATAAACTACCACATGACGAACTACACAGAGTGTGAAAGTTACCTGCAGAAAGTCCTGaagataaatgaaaacatttcatctGAGTCTTCGTCTGTTCCAGAGGTGCTTGGTGAGAAGGGATGGACCTTTCGTAGATTTTCTTACAAGTATTATGAAAAATCCAAAGAATGTTTCAAGAAGGCTTTAGATCTGGAACCAGAAGTTGGTAAGTGGAACGCTGGTTATGCCATCGCTCTGTATCGAACAGAATATAGAGAATTCACTATTGAGAAATCACCTGCAATCAAGCAACTGAGACGAGCCATTGAAACAAATCCTGACAATGATGTTCTTAAGGTCCTCTTGGCTTTGCGACTGGTTACTTACAAGAGCTATGAAGAGGCTGAAAGATTGGTGGAACAGGCTTTAGAAAGATCTCCAGATCACCCACGTGTCTTGAGATATGCTGGAAAATTCTTTAGAAATAAAGGACGTGTGGACCAAGGTATTGCTCTATTGAGAAACGCACTTGAACTGTCACCTAATTCAAGTTTCATACATCATCAGTTAGCTCTCTGctataaaatgaagaaaatcgAACTGCTGCAGAAGGGAAATCATCAGGCCAGAGCACAACAGGTTCAACAGATTCGTGATCAGATCATCTATCATTTAGAAATGGCTACCAAGCATGCAACCGGCTTTATCACTGCATTGAGTGAACTAGCACTACATTAcggagaaaaacatgaaatttcACGAGCCGAACAGATGTTTCATATGACGTTTGAGACAGCCAAAGAGAAAAATGATAATCTGCATGTGGTTCATTTTCATTACGCTGAATTCCAGTCGTACTCCAAAAGAGAAGAAGTTTTAGCAATCAAGCACTACATGGAATGCCTGAAGATGAACCCAGGTTCATATGAAGGGAGGAGAAGTGAAAACAAGTTAAAAAGGATTGCAGAGAAAcgtataaataaaaacacacaggtcGGAAAGGCTTATGGGATACTAGGTTTCATTCACAAAGAGAAAGGAGAGAAGAGCCTTGCCATTGAGTGCTATGAGAAAGCTTTGAGTTATGGAGAAAATGATGAGTATCTCACCAATCTTTGTTCTCTCAGGCTGTCCATATAA